The segment GTTGTCGAAGCGGCTCGGCAGGAGGTGTCGTTGGCTCCCGAGGCGCTGCGGTACTGGGTGTCACGGTCCTCGGGACGGGTGAGCGAGGAAGACGCCGGCTGGTACTTCAGCGGTCGTGGCGTGTTGATGCGTGAGCTGATCGGTTTTGTGGTCGAGGGGGCGGGTGTTCTGGTCGTGACGGGCGCCGCCGGGTCGGGCAAGTCCGGCCTCCTGGCCCGGCTGGTCACTCTGAGCGATCCCGTGTTTCTGAACACTCCCGGCTTTGGTTCTGTCGTGCGCCAGGTGCCCGAGGATTTGTGTCCGCCTGCGGGTGCGGTCGACGTGGCGGTTCTGGCCCGGGCCAAGACGTCGCTGGCGCTGCTCGAGGATCTGCTGGAGGGCCTGGGCGTGGATCAGCGTTCTGGCGGCCTGCCTCCGTTGCAGATGCTGATGGATGTGCTGGTGCGGAAGTCGGCGGTCTGGGGGCGGCCTGTGACCCTGGCCGTCGACGGCCTGGATGAGGCGCAGCGACCGCTGGAATGCCTGGGCGATGTGATCGTGCCGCTGAGCCGGCTGCGCTTGGCTGACGGCACTGCGGCCGTGCGGCTGCTGCTCGGGTTGCGCAGCTCCGCGCCGGAGCATTCCGGTGCGTCTGTCGGGCTGAGGGATGAGCAGGCCGATCAGCTGCTGGACACTCTGGTCGACGCTTTGGGCGGATCGGACGGCCAGCAGCCGGTGGCCTGTCGGCTGGTGCGGACGGACCTCCCGGATAGTGTCACGGACATCGCGGCCTACGCCGCGGCGCTGCTGGCTGACGGGGATGCGTACCAGGATGCGCCGGCCGCCTTGCTGGAGACCTCGCGGCTGATCGCGGACGCGGTATGGCCTTCGTTTCTCGACGCCCGGCTCGCTGCGGCGCAGCTGCGCTCGTCGCGGGACGTGGAGGATCTGACGGACCCTGCTTGGCAGTCTCGGCTGGAATCGGGCACCGCCGCGCTGCTGCGGGCGGACCTTGAGCAGGTGGCCTGCGGCCATCAGACGCCCTCGTTTGTGCTGCTGGCGGTACTTCGGGCCGCTGCCTTCGGGCAGGGTGCGGGGTTGCCCTGGGCGGAAGTGTGGCCCGCTGCCGTACGCGGCGTGCTGGACGGGAATGTGCCGGACGGTGTCGGCCTGGACCAGGCCATTCGCCTTGTCCATGCCAGCCGGCTCGCCGGCTACCTGGCCCGTGGGGTCGAGGACGGCCGGGCGGTGTACCGTCCGGTTCACCAGCGGGTGGCTGAGGCGCTGCTGAACGAACCGGGGTCCTTGCTGGGTGACGTGCCGGAGGGCTCCGCGCGGCCTGCAGGGCTGGCTCATCCGCAGCGTACCCATCGCAGTATCGCCCGCAGGCTTGCAGGTCTCGCGCGGGAGGTGGCACCGCTGCCTGCTCACCCCTATGTGCAGCGGCATCTGTTGGCGCATGCCGATGCTGGTGGGGTGCTGGACGATGAGCATGTTCCTTTGGGCCTGCTGGTTCAGGAGTCTTCAAGGACATTGCGGGGGCGGCTGCGGCTGCCGTTGCCAGTGGAGGATATGAGCCGTCCCACGCTGGTGGCCGCGGCGTTGGTCGAGCCGTACCTCGATGACGGCATCGATGCCGAGTCACGGTTGTCGAGCATCGCTTTCCAGCGGACCGCGCTCAGTGACCGGGTGGATGACGAGTGGATGCTGCCGCTCGCCGAAGCCGACTATGCGGCGTTGGAGCCCACTTGGGCTGTCGCATGGTCGCGGTGGCAGGCGAACACGAATGTGCTGGCCTCGCCCCGGGGTGTGGTGCACGCGCTGTGCGCGTTTGTCGCGCCGGACGGGCGGGCCTTGGTGGCGGCGGCCGCCGGCTCGAGCGTGGGGGTGTGGGACGGTGTCACCGGTCAGCGGCTGGTCCATATCCGGGTCCCCAAGCTGCGGGATTTGGTGACGGTAAGGGGACAGGGAGGCCGGACGTTCCTGGCCTCTGCGGGCGGGGACGGCGCCGCCGTATGGGATCCGCTGTCCGGGCGCTGCCTCGCGGTGCTTCCCCGGACGGCACTCGCCGGAACGGTCAGAGCGGTTCGCGTGCTCCGGGATGGGGATGAGGAATGGCTTCTCGCTCTCCTGGCAGGTGACCGTATCCAGCTGTGGCGTCCGGCCCAGGACACCCTTCACGAGGTTCCCCTCCCCCACGCGGTCGCTCCCCGGCAGGCACGCGATTTCGTTACGGTCCGCGGCAACGGCAAGGACAGGCCATCTCTGCTCGCCTTCCCCGGGCCTGCGAACAAGCGCTACGTCGCTGTGTGCGATCCCGAGGATGCAACCGTCGCACCGCTGGAGATGCCCTACGGCTTCTCAGGTAGCTCACTGGTGTCGGTCCAGGGGCCCGGGGACCACGACGTGCTGGTGACGCAGCACGGATTCCGCCACGGAATGTACGTATGGGACCCCTACACCCGTCAGAGGGTCTCGAGGATCGGGGGCGTGGCTTCTGCGCTGTATTCCCTCGCTGGGGCTGATGGTCATCAGGTCCTGGGCATCCAGCGCAGCGGCACCCTGAGTATCCACGACCTCGGGGCACAGTCCGGCAGCTCAACGGTCTTCACCGTGCCCTACGCGAACGGGACGCTGCACGAGGTGGCCGCCGTTCCGGGTGGGCGCGGCCGGCAGTGGACGATCGTCACCGCGGGGCAGGACGGGATCCGCCTGGCTGTTCCGGCGTGGGCGAGCCGCGAGGCAGCACGCGCCGTCCAGCGACGCCGTGTGGAAAGCCCGACCGGCCGCATCTCAAGCCTCTGCGCACTCGAGGACGGAACCGGTTCGCTCATCGGTGTCCGCGACAAGAAGGCTGTGCTGCTGTCCGCCGCCGACCCGTCGTTCGTCCATGAACTGCCAATGCCCTATGTCCGGTCGGTCCGTACGTTCCCGGAGGATCACCATGTCATCGCCGTGGAAACTGGCGACGATCTGATCAGCTGGAACCTTCGTGCGGCGTGCCCCGGCGGCACGGTGTCTCAGCTGCCACGCGGGGCAGTGTGGTGCACTGCGGAGCTGCCCGGTCACCGTGGGCCTGGCTGGGTCATCGCCACCCCCTCCGGGCTGTCGTTGCACCGCCTGGACGGCGAAGTCGTCTGGCAGGTGTCAATGGCACCTGCCGATGTGCCGGGGACTCTGGGTGTGTGGCGCACGGGGCCAGGGCAGGCGGACGTGATCGTCGGTGGGCGGGCCGGCCGGATCGTCTTCTGGAACCTGGCAACGGGCGCCGTCATCCGTAGCGAACGGGCCGTCGGACGGGCTGTTCCCAGCAGCATGGTCTGTGTCCCCGTCTCCCGGCACGGGAGCAAGCTGCTGGCCGTGGCTACGGGATCGACGATCTCTTTGTGGGGTCAGGACGTGCGCGTCACGCTGGAATCACACGCTGCTGTCAATGCACTGGCCGTGGTCAAACTTCCCGGCAGGCCGCCGCTGCTCGCAGCCGGCACCGGAACGGGGGTGCAGTTGTGGGACCCACGCACACGCGAGAACGTCCACACAGTCCTGACGGCCGCCCCGGTGACGGACCTCGCCCACGTCCATGAGGGCAGCAGACGACCCCGGCTGTGGATCAGCGGACCAGCCGGGATCGCCGCTTTGTCCGCCAGCCGCCTGTGATCTGCGTTGAGAACGTCAGCCTCGCCGTCCAACTTCTGCCTGACGTTCTGGCTGTGCCGATCGACAAGCTCCCCTCACCGTGATGGCCCGCAGGAACAGGGGGCGCTGATGATCAGCGCCAAGACCAAATCTGATTCCGCAGGGAGTGCCACCCGTCTGCGGCGTCGTTGTCCAGGTATGGGTGGCTGCTCCTGCTCATGGGGCACGTTCGCCGTAACCTCGTGCTTCGAAGAGGAGACAGCGGTCGATGTCATCTACCGGAACGAATTCGGCTCCCTCAGGAACTGGGCCAGGTCGAAGAGTGGGGGCACGCCTCCAGGCATGCACGGGTGCACGGGCAAGTCAGCATGCATCGCCACGGTGAATCGGTGACCATCGCTGGACGCGTAGCCAGGGTATTCCGGGGAGACGTCACGAGGCTGGCGCTGCCTGCTTTGTCCATGTTGACGACGATGACACGCGGCGTAGCTGCGTCCAACCGGCCCCGGGAATGGGTGTTGTAGTAGGAGCAGCCGTTCTGCCCAGCAAAGCCAGCGGCCTCTTCACAGCGTGATGCCACGCGTGTCAGGGAAGTCGGGGGATGGGCTTGGGATGCTTCTGCGGGCAGGTGCCAGCGTCCACGGGTCTGGTGGCACCGCATGTCTTGCAGGTCCATTGCAGTGCCGGAGACAGCAGGGCTGTCTCGAGGGCGGGCAGGTTGTCAGGCGATGGAGCGTGTAGTTCCTGTGCTGCGGTGTGCCGTACGAGCAGATCTGGGTCGGCCAGGAGGTATCGGGCCTTGTGGTGCTGACGGCTATGGCTGAGTGCGGCGGCGGTGACACGTGCGGCTCCGGCCCTGACCAGTGGATCGTCTGTCGGCAGGGCCAGGCCCGGCCACCGGTGGGTGAGGAGGGCGGCGGTGTTCATGCGGTCGAACGCCGTGAGGTTAGGCAGTGCCGCGAGCGCGCGTTCTGCGAGGTCCGTTGGCGGAGTGACGGTGGCTGCAGTGAGCAGCAGGGCAAGGTACGTGAGCCAAGGGTTGCCGGTGTTGAGCGTATCGATGACGAGGTTGGAGTCGATCCTCTCAAGGTGGAGCTGGGGTGTGGGTGTGCGGGTGCTGGGCAGGTAGAGCAGCCCCCAGTCCGGGTTCTGAGGATCCTCGTCGCGCAGGCTGCGGAGTTGCGCGCCGGCCAGTGCACTATCCAGGCCGCTGGCCTCGGCGATCAGCCGGAAGGCGCTCTGCGTCAGGTCGGCGTGGTGTGTGACAGCGTCCGCGACGACCCTCATCGGCTGGGCCTTCATCCTGAGGGCGGAAGTGAGAGCGGCGGCCTCATTCAGGTGCCAGGCCTGAGCTGGGGTGAGCTGCGTGGCGGTGGTGTTCAGCGCTGCCAGGAACTCGAAGGGAACAGCCATCTTCTTGTACGAGTCGCTGAAGGTGGCCAGGAAGTTCCCGGTCGCCTCGGTGAGGACGGCAGCAATCGCTCCGTGGTACCCGAGCCGGGGCAGTTCTGTTTCCAGCCACTCGAAGGTGTCTAGGGTGACGTGGTGGGTGGTTGCGATCAGGTGAGGCAGGATGCCGGGCCGTGCAGCCAGGACGTGCTCGACGGCGAAACGAGCGAGTGAGTCGGTTCCGGCGATCCCAGGTTCACGAACTGAGGTGATGGTTGCCGCGGCGGCAAGGCCGGCTTCGATGGTGTCGAGTTCGCTCTCGATGGGTTCGCTGCCCCGTCTGGTGGCCTGTCGCTGTGCCCGCAGGGCGGTGATGACGGCCTTCTGCTCGGGCCCCAGGGTTTCTGCGGTGTCGGTGAGCTGCTGGGTTTGGGTGGCGTCGAGGTCTTCATCCGCGAGACGGGCTGCGAGTTCGGCGCGCGGGGATCCTCCGGTGTAGAGGTGGAAGACGCCGTCGTCTTCGGCTGCCTCTGGGTGACTGGGCTGGAGTGTCTGGAGGCGGGCGAGCTGGGCGTCGCGGTATGTGTGGAGTGCGTTGTCGTCGAAGACAGTTCCGTCGGTGAGCGCGTCGTGCACCAAGTCGAGTGCTGTTCCGCCTGTGTGGAGCGCCTGCTGGATGAGGGCGTCTGCGGCATGTGGGGAGAGGCTTGCGGCGAGCCGGGCGGTTTCCCGGCGTTCGGGGTCTTCGAAGGTGGTCTGCATCCACCCGGTCATGTGATCCGGGTGGCGTGTGGCCCAGCGTGCATCGCCAATCTCGGCGAACAGGCGTGTGCGGGCTGTGAGGTTTCCCTGGTGCGTGTCGGTGATGAATACACCGGCAGTTGCGTCCCAGTACTCCAGGATGTGGCGTGCCATGGTCGCGGCCGTACCTGCCGGTTTGCCCCAGTGCTGTTGGAGGCGGGCGCTGACGGCCTGGTGGGCGTTATGCCAGGTTGCCGAGCCGGAGGGGTTGATGGCGTGTGCAATGTCGTCGAAGCAGTCGATCAGGATGTCGGCGGTCAGCTGGGGATCGGTATCGGGCAGGGTCTTTGAGGAGCGGCGCATCTCCCATCCACGGACACTGCTGTCGATTACTTCATTGAGAAGACGAGCCCGGTTGCCTGGCATGACGGCGTCCGGGCGTTCCGCGATGAGCAGCACCATCAGTGTGGCCAGAAGCGGCACGTTCCACAGGGCTGGTTCGGCGCGGCGGGAGCGTTCGACGCGGCTGCGGAGGGCTTCGCGCGGGTTGGGATGATCGGAAGGGTGGGCGGCTCGCTCTGCGACGGTGTCCAGGAGGCGGTCGAGAGTGCCGCTCAGGTCGTTGGGAGGGCGGAGCTCGTAGAGGGGAAGGCCGAGGCGGGCGGCCGCTTGCTGGGAGGAGTACCGGGAGGTGACGACCACGTCGCAGTCGGCGGGCAGCTGGCTGATCAAGGCGGCGACTGCTTCAACTACTGCGTCCTGACGCTCGTGGACTTCGTCGAGGGCGTCGAGAACGATGAGTGCTTCGCCTGCATCGATCTGTGAGACGAGTGCCTGTGCAAGCAGGGGGTTGGTGGTGCCCACGGCTGCGCGGACCAGGTCGGCGGGGTGGAGCAGGTAGGGGCCGGCCGAAGGCAGAAGCGGGACCAGGTCTTTCATCGGCAGCCACACGGGGACGGGGGCATGGGGGTGTCCGGCCCAGTGCGCGGTGAGGAGACGTGAGGCGACGGTTTTTCCCGAGCCGGGGGCTCCGACGAGGAAGAGACGGCCTTGGCGACGGACGGTATCGGCAAGCCTGCTGCGGCCGGGGCCTTGGCCGGGAGTCTTGGCTTGGAGGTGTCGAGTGGCTCCGGGGACGGTCATCGATGTCAGTCCGCGGCCGAGGTCGGCAAGCGGCAGGGTGTCCTGGTCGGCTGCCCACTTCTCCCGGTACTCGGTCAGTGCCTGGTCCCTGGCTTGGAGCCGGGCGGCTTGTGCGCCTGCCTCGTCTGCGATCAGGGGAAGCTTCGCGTCGGAAACCCAGGCGCGCCACTGTGTCACGTGGGATGCGGTGCGCTGCTCGGCCTGGCCTCACACCGCTGCCTTCATGGCGCGGAAGGCTGTCCGACCGTGTCCTGCCGGGACGACGGCCGCGTTCAGGCAGGCCGCGCCCAGGGCCTCGTCGGGGCCGTTGTCCCGGGCGTCCAAGGCGATCACCTTCGCCGCGGCCAGGAGCCGTTCCGTGCCGGCATGGTCCAGGCCGTGCGCGGCTGCCAGTTTACGCAGCGCGTCGAGCCGTTTGACGGCTGGTGCGGTCAGCGACGCGCCGCTCTGGTAGGTCGCGAGAGCCTGTGCAGTGCGGGCCAGCAGATCGTCGGTTCTGGTGACGACGAAGAGCAGTTCGTCGCCCTTGCGGCACTCTCCGGATTCGACAGCCCGGCACCACTGGTCGACGGTCGAGGTGAAGGCTGCCGGAGTGGGGGAAAGCTTGGCCTGCATGAATGCCGTCGTGCCGTCAGCAAGGTCAACAACGACATCGTCGACGTGAAGATCTGCTTCCATGCGCAGCTTCACGGGCATAGCGTCGGAGCGGAGCCATGGGACCGCCTCCCCCAACAACCCATAGACGGCGATGAGCGCCGCGATCCCAGACCGGTGACTGGCACCTGCCTCGTTGCTCGCTCCGCCGAGCGCACCCGGCCTGGCCGTGTCCATCTGTCACTCCTCAAAGGCTGTGCGTTCCCTTTGAGGGAGCCCCGATACGCCGTACGCACGATGCTAGGGCAGGGACGGGGCAGCTTGGTGAGTGTCTCGGAGGGGCATCGCGCGTGGGTGGGTCCGGGGCCTACGTCAGGGGCAGAACGGCGGGAAGAGCGGGATGGGCCTTGGACGCCTTCGTTGCTTCTGAGCTCGTCGAGTCGGGACAAGGCCCATCGGGCTGGGTTTGAGTGGGGGCTGTCACGCGGTCGGCTTTCCCGGCTGTTCGTCAGCAGGGATTCAGACGCCGAATCCAAGGTGGGCTACATAGCTGTACGCGCTGTGGTCTGATCCGAGGTCGTGAACGATCGACTGCCACAGGTCATCGAGTGCGGCGTAGTCGTTGCTGCTCCAGGCGTCCACGATGGCCGCCCATTGCCTCCGTACGTTGATGCGGCGCACGCGGAGCTCCCTGCGCCGGCTGGGCTCTACCTGTTCCTGGTCGACCGGGTGGATCTCGATGCGCGTGCCGCGGCCGTCATCCCAGAGGCGCCGCTTGTAGTACTCGGTCAGATGAGTGCGGCGGCATGTCCAGAACGCCCAGTCGATCTTCTTCAGGTTGGCCGGCCCAGGGCGCTGCTGTCCGCTCTTCCATCGGGCGATGGTCTGGTCTGTGGCGGTGATCCCGGCTCTGCGTAACCATTGATCGCCTCGGTTGTCCCAGGTGAGGTAGCACAGCCTGATCGCCAGTCCGCGCGAGGTGTTCACCGAGGGAAGCCGCCTGCCGGCCCGGTCGTCGAGCTGGCGTGCCAGTGCTTCACCGCCGGACATGCCGCGGGCTCCGTACAAGCCCCGCTCGCCCCAGCGTTCCTCCGGTGTGAGCGGCACTGAGCGGGAGTCGTCTCGCATCGTTTCCTCGGTGTCCTTTCAGTAGGCGGGTTGGCACAGACTTACCGTGAGGCGTGCGGCTCGACGGTTACATCAGGACAGTTCCTGGAGCGACGGCGGAGTCGGGCGACCTCGTCGGCGCTGGGCTTCGGCTGGGATGAGTCCGTCGAAAGCCGGTCTCCTGGGCCTGCTGGAGTAGTCGGCTTCGCTTTGGCCATAGCGCGGGCGCGGACTGTGGGTGGCTGGCTCGTCTATGTGACCTTGGGTTCAAAACCACTTGTGGGTTACGGGCGAAAGGCTGCGCTGGGGGTTCCATCTGGGACAGTTCTGCTGCTGCCTTGGCCGTCCTCCTGAGAGGCTTCGGGCTCGCCGCTTTGTCTGCCGGTAGTGAGCTGCCCTGACACTGCCAAGGCTCTGGTCAGCGACACACATATGATCGTCTGATCGTCGTCCGCTCGACGCGTACTGGGGTGGGGATTATGGGTGCCTGGGTGGAGCGCATGGCTGCGATTCCCGGCATTGCTTTCAGCGGCAGCCCGGGGGTGGTCCGCAAGATGCTGCCAGGCGCGAAGGATCGCCCGGACGAGAGGTACGGCGAGCCGATGTGGCCGACGGCAGCAGGAAGCACGTCTGCGACGCCGGCCAGTCGGCATGTGCCGTTCGAGGCGCGGGGCGGGGAGTTGGCCGCACGGGTCTGGGAAGCGTTGGAGCTTCCGGGTTCTGCGATGGACTATCACTTCGTTCTGCAGACTGCGGTTGACCGGTTCTGGTCGGAGCGCCGTTCCGATCCTGATGGCCTGCGGCTGGTTGAGGACTTCGCCCGGCTGGATCTGCAGCTGATGGAGGCTGCCCCGCAGGCAGTGTCCTTCGACTTCGAGGTTTCCGGCGGTGAAGCCACGTTCGTTCGGGTCTCGTCGGTGCCTCGTTTGGTAAGTCTCCTGGAACGTGAGGGGGCTTTCGGAGAGGCTCTCGCGCTGGCGCGGCGGCTTGCGCGGTTCAAGCAGGGTGAGGAGGCGGTGGCGCGGCTGTCGGAGAAGACGCGCGCGTTTGCCGCTGAGGCCGAAGGCGGACCGGTGTGAGTGGTGGGCTGGAGCAGGTGATCCCCGCTTCCTCGTTTTTGGAGGAGGCGTTTGTGCGGTGGGTGCTGACGCCGGCGGTCGATGCGGCGGTCGTGCCGCGGGTGCACAGCCAGTTTCCGATCAGCGTCGGTGAGCGTAACTATCGGCTGGACTACCTGATCGCTGGTGAGAGTCTGCGGCTTGCGGTCGAGCTGGACGGGTTTGCCTTTCACAGTGATCGGGCGGCGTTCACGTATGACCGGCTACGGCAGAACGACCTGGCGGCCAGCGGTCTGACTGTGCTGCGTTTCTCCTACGATGCGGTGCGCACGGATACAGCTCGCTGTGTTGCTCAGTTGCAGGCGCTGCTGATGCAGGATCCCTTGTTGGCGCCGTTGGTGACAGCTGTGCCGCGAGTCGAGGTACCCGATATGGCGGGTGATCCGATGCGAGCAGCCGATCCACCGCTTCGGGCCGAACTACTGCCGGGCGGGGAGTATTTCGCTGGTGCTCGTGCCCGGATGGACAGGTCGCCGTTGCGGGCGTGTCAGGACGAGGCGTTGGCGGCATTGGCGAACTACTACGCTTCCGGCGGTCGGCACGCGGTGGCGGTGATGGCGGTCGGGGCGGGCAAGACGGCGCTGGGTGTGGCGGCTGCGTTGTCGTTTACCAGGCGCAGGGCGTTGGTGGTGACGCCCGGATCGGTTATCCGGGGCACGTTTGCCAAGGCGCTCGATCCGGGGATGCCGGGCAATGCTCTGTATGGGCTTTCCGGTGGGCCGCTGCTGCCGGGTACGGCGCCGCCGGCCACGCTTGTCCTGGACGCGCAGGATGGTCAGATCAGTCAGGTCAGTAGGGAGCGGCTGCTGGCCGCTGATGTGCTGGTCACGAATTTCCATTCGCTCGGCAGCGGCAAGGCGGAGACGGATCTGTTGGCCAAGCTGCAGCCGGAGGACGTGGACTTCATCGTCGTCGACGAGGCTCACATCGCGGCCAGTGCCTCGTACCAGCGGCTGTTCGCGCACTTCCGGGATGCTCGGACGCTGCTGATGTCGGCGTGCTTCAAGCGGCTGGACGGCAAGCCGATCGATGCCGCTGTGGTCTACCGCTACCGTCTGGTGGATTCCGTCGCGGACGGCTCGGCGAAGAATCTGCGGGTACATCGGTTCGCGCCTGATGTGACGTCGACCTTGTACGAGGCGGTGTGGCCGGACGGCCGGCGTGAGCAGATCGTGGGCCGGGACGCGCTGCTGGAGGCGCTGGGTGACGAGCGGAAGATGGCTCGGATCACTGCACAGTCCGAGGCTCCGATCCGGCAGGTGATGGCCGTGACCCGGGCGTGTCTGGACGCTCAGGCCAAGCTGCTGGCACCTATCAAGCCCCGGGTGCTTTTCTCGGCGATGGGGCAGGCTCACGCGGAGCAGATCGCGCGGATCGCCGAGGAGTGTGGCATCCCGTGCGCCACGCTGCACCACAGCATGCCGTCTGGGGCGATTGCCTCCACGAGGCGGCGCTTCGAGTCGGATGCGGGAGATCTTCAGGGCATCGTGCAGCTGCGGATGCTCGGGCAGGGCTACGACTTCCCGCCGGTCACCGTGGTTGTTCCGATCCGCCCATACGGCAGTTTCGGGGAGTTCTACCAGTTCATCGGCCGCGGCGTCCGTGTTCTGCGGCATCCCGGGGTTGCTGCGGAGCAGCAGTACCTGGATGTGGTCTGTCATGCCGAGCTGGGCCTGGAAGAGCATCTGGAGGCCATGTGCGCGGACAACGATATGGACCCCGATCTGCTGCTCTCAACCACCCCGATCGATGCTTCCGCCGTGGAGGAGCTCCTCGCTGGTGACGGTGATGACCCGGGGGTGGCCGGGCCGGGAGGGGTGGACGCGTTCGTGCTGTATGAGCAGGGGCGTGTCGAGCAGCGTGTCGTGCACGATGTGGATCGGGTGGAGGCGCGACGTGCTGAGCGGGAAATGCAGCTGATGGCCCAGCGCTATGCCGCCTACGTGCAGGGCACGGCGACGCCTGTGCCGTTCGAGCAGTTCGTCGGGTACATGAGGAGGCTGTCCGGTGGCCAGTGACACGACGGCGCGCTGGTGGCGGTCTGCGTTGGAATGCAGCCCCGATGCGGCGCTTGGGTTGGAGGCCGCTGTCGGGCAGCAGCAGCGGTTCACTGACCTCGACGCGATGGTTGGCCGGTTGCTATCCCTCGCGCTCAGCGGCCGACCATTGGTGACGGTTACGCCTGGCAGTGCTCAGTCGTCGGACAGCGTCGAGGTCGCAGTCCTCACAGCTCAGGAGCGGGCTTGGTGTGGCGAGGCGTTCAGGGTGCAGGAGCAGCAGCGGCGTGGCGCCTGGTTCGTTCCGCAGAAGATGTCCCTGAAGGCGGGAGTGGTCAATCTGTCGCATCTGCTGCGCGCACGCCCCGCCTACGCGGTGACCCTGGCAGGGGATGACACTGCCCGTCTCAATGTGGTGGAGGGGGCGGACGCGGTCTTGCTGTGGGCGTTGCTGGTGCCGTTGTTCGAGACGCTGCTGGAACCTGTGCGGGTGCGGGCGGCGGGTCCGGCGGGGACGCGTGAGGAGCAGCGGCAGCTGTGGTCTGCCGTTAAGGACCGGTATCGGTCGCTGGGCATCGACAGTGGTGCGCTGGAGGCGTTTCGGTTCGGTGGCGGGTGGCATCTGCTGGACCGGGCCGGTCAGCAGCAGGCGCGTCTGCGGCTGCTGGATGCCCTGGCTGCGGTTGATCCGGTTCAGCTGGCCGCGCGCCACCGCATGCTGATGCTGCAGGGTTTGATGTCCGCGTTCGCCAAGAAGGCCAAGACGGGCACCGCTCTGGCGCGCCGGGTGCTCACGCGGGCGCTGCAGCCGGTTGTCTCCGGCTACTTCGCCGGCGACTGGCTGGCGGTGCTGGACTATCTTCATGCCCCACCGCATCCGGACGAGGAAGTGATCATCGCGCTTCCTGAAACGCGTCTCTATGTGGGCATGTCGTCCCAGGCAGCCAACACGGCTGCTGAGGCGGGTATCCCCGAGAGCGAGCTCCATGCCATGCTCGCGGCCTTCATGGGCGGTGGGACGTCTCTTTCTCCTGTGGAGGAGCGCTCTGCGGCCTTGCGTGACTGGTGGGCCGCGTTCGACGAGGCACATGCCCTGCAGAAGCCGGGCATGGTGCCGTTGTGGGGGCTGGTCGACCAGGATCTTATGAGCGTGTCCCGCACCGTGCAGGGCTTCACGCCGCAGCTGTATGCACACCTACTGCCTGCGGAGATCCGTGAGAAGGTGAGCCGGCTGTGGGAGACGGTCACACTGCCGCGTCACCCTGGCAGCATCGTCAGCAATCCGAGGCCGCACTTGACGATGGCCGAGGCTCTCGGGCCTGCGGCTGAGTTCTGGCACGGTGTTGGCCTGACCGCATGGTTCTGCTGCGAAGGTCCCATGTCTCGCACCACACTGTCCGGGATCGAGCGCTACTACCAGCAGCCCTTGGCCGCCCTGCAGGCCGCCGGATACCCGGTCGACCCCGCACTCTTCGAGGAGCTGGGTGCTGCCGAGCAGCAGCTGGGGCCAGAGAAAGAGATCACTGACAGCCGGGGCAGTACCGTCGAGACCGACTACGGCACTCTCACCTTCACCACCAGCATGGGCCGTGGAGTACGCCGGGACGGGTTCGAGCAGGTACGGGACCTTATAACCCGCCACCGGCGTCAGTGGGCGCACAATCATCTCGATGCGTACGTTGAGCACCGCTGGCGCTGCGAGCTGGAGGAAGTCGCCCACCAGCATCACCGCCATGTCGCCGCCAAGGGTCGGCCACCCACCCTGATCCAGTTCGCCCGGTTCGCCACGCAAGCAGCCAACCGCTGGACGGGCGGAGACCTCGGCGCGC is part of the Streptomyces sp. NBC_00094 genome and harbors:
- a CDS encoding NACHT domain-containing NTPase; this translates as MTQWRAWVSDAKLPLIADEAGAQAARLQARDQALTEYREKWAADQDTLPLADLGRGLTSMTVPGATRHLQAKTPGQGPGRSRLADTVRRQGRLFLVGAPGSGKTVASRLLTAHWAGHPHAPVPVWLPMKDLVPLLPSAGPYLLHPADLVRAAVGTTNPLLAQALVSQIDAGEALIVLDALDEVHERQDAVVEAVAALISQLPADCDVVVTSRYSSQQAAARLGLPLYELRPPNDLSGTLDRLLDTVAERAAHPSDHPNPREALRSRVERSRRAEPALWNVPLLATLMVLLIAERPDAVMPGNRARLLNEVIDSSVRGWEMRRSSKTLPDTDPQLTADILIDCFDDIAHAINPSGSATWHNAHQAVSARLQQHWGKPAGTAATMARHILEYWDATAGVFITDTHQGNLTARTRLFAEIGDARWATRHPDHMTGWMQTTFEDPERRETARLAASLSPHAADALIQQALHTGGTALDLVHDALTDGTVFDDNALHTYRDAQLARLQTLQPSHPEAAEDDGVFHLYTGGSPRAELAARLADEDLDATQTQQLTDTAETLGPEQKAVITALRAQRQATRRGSEPIESELDTIEAGLAAAATITSVREPGIAGTDSLARFAVEHVLAARPGILPHLIATTHHVTLDTFEWLETELPRLGYHGAIAAVLTEATGNFLATFSDSYKKMAVPFEFLAALNTTATQLTPAQAWHLNEAAALTSALRMKAQPMRVVADAVTHHADLTQSAFRLIAEASGLDSALAGAQLRSLRDEDPQNPDWGLLYLPSTRTPTPQLHLERIDSNLVIDTLNTGNPWLTYLALLLTAATVTPPTDLAERALAALPNLTAFDRMNTAALLTHRWPGLALPTDDPLVRAGAARVTAAALSHSRQHHKARYLLADPDLLVRHTAAQELHAPSPDNLPALETALLSPALQWTCKTCGATRPVDAGTCPQKHPKPIPRLP
- a CDS encoding AAA family ATPase; its protein translation is MPEAAGIVERPPCVRTHTTWAMCPLSHLERSSRAGEQSLESLHGQVAGQVGVQVSGPMTATRRLVVVSVSDYGDDDSVFAENIAAQVSVVTGWLSSPTLPDAGRFEVSQPEKLEQVDDLRRFLLEQDLASAGYDEALVVYVTGHGVTSTAGHHYLTFARTEPGRLLGTAFPTRELVSAVLDSEAEHILVLVDSCFAGTLGAEVAAVVNDLTAARRGLPTLAVITSGDVHQMPHVGEFTRLIALGLAKAAGEEAGYVRSHLSLAEWEQVLAQVSAEHPELIEPVWVWPRSRKSVASACLPNPAFHAVEPVVEAARQEVSLAPEALRYWVSRSSGRVSEEDAGWYFSGRGVLMRELIGFVVEGAGVLVVTGAAGSGKSGLLARLVTLSDPVFLNTPGFGSVVRQVPEDLCPPAGAVDVAVLARAKTSLALLEDLLEGLGVDQRSGGLPPLQMLMDVLVRKSAVWGRPVTLAVDGLDEAQRPLECLGDVIVPLSRLRLADGTAAVRLLLGLRSSAPEHSGASVGLRDEQADQLLDTLVDALGGSDGQQPVACRLVRTDLPDSVTDIAAYAAALLADGDAYQDAPAALLETSRLIADAVWPSFLDARLAAAQLRSSRDVEDLTDPAWQSRLESGTAALLRADLEQVACGHQTPSFVLLAVLRAAAFGQGAGLPWAEVWPAAVRGVLDGNVPDGVGLDQAIRLVHASRLAGYLARGVEDGRAVYRPVHQRVAEALLNEPGSLLGDVPEGSARPAGLAHPQRTHRSIARRLAGLAREVAPLPAHPYVQRHLLAHADAGGVLDDEHVPLGLLVQESSRTLRGRLRLPLPVEDMSRPTLVAAALVEPYLDDGIDAESRLSSIAFQRTALSDRVDDEWMLPLAEADYAALEPTWAVAWSRWQANTNVLASPRGVVHALCAFVAPDGRALVAAAAGSSVGVWDGVTGQRLVHIRVPKLRDLVTVRGQGGRTFLASAGGDGAAVWDPLSGRCLAVLPRTALAGTVRAVRVLRDGDEEWLLALLAGDRIQLWRPAQDTLHEVPLPHAVAPRQARDFVTVRGNGKDRPSLLAFPGPANKRYVAVCDPEDATVAPLEMPYGFSGSSLVSVQGPGDHDVLVTQHGFRHGMYVWDPYTRQRVSRIGGVASALYSLAGADGHQVLGIQRSGTLSIHDLGAQSGSSTVFTVPYANGTLHEVAAVPGGRGRQWTIVTAGQDGIRLAVPAWASREAARAVQRRRVESPTGRISSLCALEDGTGSLIGVRDKKAVLLSAADPSFVHELPMPYVRSVRTFPEDHHVIAVETGDDLISWNLRAACPGGTVSQLPRGAVWCTAELPGHRGPGWVIATPSGLSLHRLDGEVVWQVSMAPADVPGTLGVWRTGPGQADVIVGGRAGRIVFWNLATGAVIRSERAVGRAVPSSMVCVPVSRHGSKLLAVATGSTISLWGQDVRVTLESHAAVNALAVVKLPGRPPLLAAGTGTGVQLWDPRTRENVHTVLTAAPVTDLAHVHEGSRRPRLWISGPAGIAALSASRL